DNA sequence from the Acinonyx jubatus isolate Ajub_Pintada_27869175 chromosome A3, VMU_Ajub_asm_v1.0, whole genome shotgun sequence genome:
AGGGTAATTCCTCTTCTTCCATAACAGCCCAGCACATTAGTGAGGCCAGAATCCTCTCTTCCTTGACTTTTTCTTTGAATCTCTCCCGTTTCTTTCCATTAGTTTTGGCACTGTGAGGTTCTGACGCCCTTTGCTTTCTGGTGATGCTAAAAGGAGCATAAAGAGGCCTTTGGGTTGGCTTGTGACAGCTGCAAGCTGGCCATCTCTCAGACAGAGGGACATGAGACCAGGGCCATTACGAACCCAGAAATTGGAGGGTACTTTAGATTTGCAGCTCAAGGTGGCTCATGGGATGCTTTCCCTCAGCTCCTTTCGGATTCACTTCTGGGGATTTTGATGTGGCTACAAAGACCCGATCTGGCAGCCTCAAGGGGGAACCACTGGAACTTGGAATTCAACCCCCTCCAGGCACTGGGGGACTTTGATCAGAAGTACgattctgtccctgtccctccctcacttctaGGCTATTGTTTATTcaataaagcagaagaaaaagccTTTCCCTTGCCCTATCGGTTCATCTTTTGACTACGGGATCGTGTAGAAGTGCTTTTTGTTAATAACCCCTCGTTCCGGCGCTTAAGCTTGCCCATGACCATGAAAACTGGATGACCAGTCTTCTGGGGgacagggttcaaatcccaacacATGTCACAGCAGGGACCAGGCCAAATGGACTGAAGTTCACCAAGAAAATCTacatcctcccctcccttcacTGGAGCCACCTCCCAGCATCCTCCGGGGCCAATGTACAGAGACGTGGATATAGCGGTCACTCCAGTCGGCCTCTGGCTTCCCGGTCCTTGTCAAGGGAGAAGACATCTTGGCCCCATTTGGCACCCCCAGGCCCCGGGATGCGACAGCGTGTGACCAACAACTgggatttatttgttttgtattcagCCACATCCTGGAATGGATTTGGCCACCACAGGGACCCTTTGGGGCCCAGCTGGTCTTGGGTCACAGGAGCAGGCCCTTATAAGGCCTCTGAGAGCCGACAGATGCTCTGACAGGCACATGGTTTTTCCTGTTTACATCATCCTCTGGGGAGGTGTCTAAACACTGGCTCCCAGGGGAAGGGCTGTTTTGCCCTCACCTGAACCTACAGTGGTGTCTTTGCCTTTCAGTCCTGACTCACCCACTCAAGAGGTAATAGATTTCCCATTGATCGATGAAGTCCCTTGATCAAATCTAAGAGGCACTGGAATGTTGGAGAACTCTTGTCCTGTGGATACATACCTGGCCTGAGGTCCCCATCCCAGATCTTGTCTATCGAGGGGCTGTCACCCACATCCCGTCCCCTGCCCCAGCAGGTCTCCCAGGAAGTGGGGAGCAGCAGCTGGGCGAGCGCACACTCCAAACCCCTAACCTCACGCACGTGACCTGGGAACCCATTCCCCCGGTTTCTTTGAAGAGTGGCTTAGTCCGCAACACTCCTTCGTGTCCTATTCTAGAAGCAGCCCCGGGGGTAGAGGCCAAGTCAACCTGTCCATTCCAGTCTGGAAAGAATGCAGAAAGTGGTTGCTTTACACAGATCATCCTCTCAGGCACACAAGGTCCTTCAGCACTGTGTCATCCCTACTCCCCAGTCTCCACATGGGCCACAAGCAAGTTATGTAGTGGAAAAACTAGGGCTTGGGTCAAAAAAACTGGGCCACTTCtaagctgtgtgagcttgggcaactttctcagcctctctgaacctcagtgtctTTATCAGTAAAGTGAGGCTACTGCTACTTCCCTCTCAAGTTATCGGGTGGATTAGATGATGCCAGGCCAGGGCTCAGACTGGAATTCTTCTGCATCGGACCCCCTGTGCAATTGTTCTGGGGTCACTTCACTTTCATTCTCAGATGTACAATAACGGGGCTTCCTCTGTTACACGAGTGGGAGCCGATGGGGCATATCTCTGGACCTGAGTGACCCTGCCACCAAGACTCGGGAGCCCTATAGTCCTTGGTTCTACCTGCCCCCACCTCAGAGGAGGGCTGGGTGGGCCCAGTGGGTCAGTGGACGCTGCTTCCTACTGGCTTGAACCCCTGCACTGAGCTTTTGACAGCCCTTAAGACTCGGTGTTGGGTGGGACCCTTGGGCGCTGTCCCGCTATGGCCAAACGTTCCCGGAGGCCAGAGGCGAAGACCACGGGTTTGGACGTGGCTAAAGATTTTATTCCGAAAAGCCGACCTGGTCAGGGCCAAGCTCTCCAGCATCACGCTCTGAACTCAAAGTAGCAGTCTCTCCTCTGCCGCTCGTGGGGGGTGACCCTCTTCCCCGAGGGGAACCTCTGGTAGGTCTTCAAGTTCTCGGGAGATACTCTTAAAAGGTGCCACTTCTTCTCTGGGCTCAGAGGAGGACTGGGGGAGGACGGAGACAGGGTTATGCAGCGTTCCAGAAAGGCTGTGCCCACCCACAGCCCCACGTGCCCAATTTTCTAGCCCACCCTGAGCTGGCTGCTCATCAGCTCAAACGTCTTGTAAGTCACCCTGCAGTCGAGATCAGAATAATTTGCATTTGCACAATGGCCCAGCGGTAAAGAGGGAGAACGTGggtgtcagacagacctgggagAGATTCCGGCTCAACTCCCGCTGGAAGGGCACACGGATAAAATGGACCAGTGTTGGTACCTCCCATCCCTGTTAGCTTTGTTTTGAGGACTAAATGAGGTAATGCGTATAAGGCACTTAAATAATGCTGGACGAGGAACAGATACGCAACAAATGTTATAAGAAATGATGGCGATGGTCAGCAAGTAGTTGGAAACCCAAGATCTTTCCACTGACCTCTTgacccctccttccccacacaACACCTTGGAAGCACAGACTTCCGATTCCCGCGCCTTGGTGACAGGAGGGACAGCAAGGGAACCATGTGCCTGGATTATCTCAAAGGGCAGAGCTGGCCTTCCCTGGGGAAAGCAGCTCTCTCAGATAAAAGGAGTGAGGTCCAGGCAGTGGGGAACTTTCATATTTTGTTAGATGGACAGTTGGACTTTGAAAGATATTTTGAGGTCCCAAGGAGAACGTTTTCTGAGTCTGGTCGGGACTGGGGGGACGCATTTCCCGCTCTTGTAGTGCCCTCTGTGTCCACCAGAGGGCAGCAGTTCCTTGCTACTCAGAAGCAGCGGTGCCCACGTTTGGACGAGTGTAGCTGCAAGGCTGACACTGCAGCGGGGAGAAGCCTGCAAGGTTCAGGCCAGCCAAGATGACAGGTTTGCTCCCAAACTCCCCGTGCATCTGGCCAGGAAAGCACTCTTTCAGATTCTGCTCATTCTGCTCATCCCTCTGAGGCTGCCCTTAACCTTGACCCCCTTGCTGTGTGACTGTCACCCTCTGCACCGTAGGCTCCTTAGGGTGAGGTCTTCACTCATTTCTCGGCGTGAGTGGCTGTGTGCCTGGCTGGAAGCAGGTGCCCCATGGACATGTGTTTGTAGCATGCgtgaagtgggggagggcaggcactCACAGGTCGGTGGGGAGGGGGTATCGTTCCCACTCCTTCACAGGCAGCATGAAGTAGGGCACCTGGGGCACCATGCCCGTCTTGTCTAGATAGTACTTCCGATGCCACTGCGCCATCTACGGCTCGACCCAAAGAAGAGATGACAGGTTGTCAGTGTGCAGGAGTGACCTGGGGCACCCGCAGTTCCTGCCTGGCTATCTATacctgggcagggggtggggccaTCTCCCTTAACGCCCCTGTTGGAGTCCCCAGCTGGGTGTCCTCTCTGAGACCAGCTCCCATCTGTCTAATGGCGATGATGGctcaccccaccccagctttGCTGCGGAGAGTAAATGAGGTGAGAGACCAGCGGAGGTCAAGGGTGTGAATCCTGGCTCAGCAGGTGGCACAGGTAAGCTCCGTGTGTTTGTTTCTCCCTTTCCCGCCCCCCTGGACTGGGGGTGCTATGCGTGAGAGCCGTGAGGGAAagcaaagccccccccccccatgcccatTGACATGGTCCCCACAGCCCCTTGGAGTCTGACAGCATTGACCTGGTCCTCTCCTTGAGGACCTGCCTTCTCATACAGTTCTCTGCCCTGAGGACCAGGGGGCACCTGCGTCTTTGAAATCGGGCTGGAGGCATGTTTGCAAGAGAAGTGAGGGAGAGACCAGGGTTTCTAGGGACACGGCAGAGAATGAGCCCGGGCCCCCAGTGAGGTGGGtgagcacccaggtgcctgtgACCCACTAGGACACGTCTGCACCAGGCCCAGGGGAGGCTGTAAGAGCCCGAGGGGCAGGGCAAGGACATCAGGGTGTGGGCAGTTAGGTTCCAGTCTGGGGCTGAGGTTGACTTGGGGTACGGCTTCAGAGGGGCTGCTAAGCAAGGAGGTGTCAGGTGGGCACCAGGACCCGGGTACAATCGAGACTAGACCTGGGGCTAGAACCAGGGTCAGGGGCTTAATGGCCCTGTGTGTgagtggtggggggcagggttcATCCTGTAGGTGGATCTTTGATGTTTTACTCTAGTAGGAAGTAAGCGAGGGTCCACGGGGTCAtggggcagaggtgagggtgggAACATCTCCTTGGGGGCGAGAACACCTccctgggggtgggctggggcaaGAGCCCCAGgagtccctggggtggggggtcatCTGGGAAGCAGTCTAGGCCCTGTCCCCGACGCCCCCAGCCAAACTCACTAGGTTCCCTGCTGGCTCAGGGGCTCAGAGAAAGCAAACAAAGTCCCTCTTGGAGGGTGACGGGGATCGCtccaagcccctccccccaccgcccggGTTGCTGGGGGGACAGCAGCCAGGCCCAGGTCAACCCACCTGGTAGAAGCCGGTGAGCTGGGCGGAGCGGCCACTGTCCAGGTTGAAGCGGGTGTAGCTGGGGGTGTGCAGCCAGCGGTCCCGGGTGTGGGAGCGCTTACTCAGCCCGAGGTTGGGGTCTGaggagaagagggtggggaagTGGCCGCCTTTGCTGAAGACAGTACGGCTCTTCTCCAGGGCTGCGTTGCGGTGGTCCTGGAAATACTTGAGGGTGGCGGTGCCGTAGGGGGAGCCAAAGGAGAAGGCCACGCCGGGAACATGGCCTTGGTACCTGCGATGgccacggggggcggggggcaggtcAGCGCACGGTTCCGAGGCCCGTTCCAAGACAGGCCCATAaagcctgggggcgggggtggcggcAGGCCCTGTGGGTCACTTCTGGGCCTTGAGAGGCTTCCCTCAGGTACACTGCCCAGCTCGGGGCTCTGGGGAAGGGCGAGCGAAGGAGACTCTGGGCCTCTCCTTCCTGACAGAGGCTGGTCACCCCTCCAGACCAGGGGCTCCCGCAGGGGCCAGAGCACCGGGGCCCCGTCCTGAGCCCTCGGCAGGGCCGCGGGCACATCACTCTCCATATACTCAGGGTTTGGCCCGAAGATGGGGAGGTGTCCTGCCACTATCTCATCAGGGGTAGGGAGGATCTAAGAGGTTGGTGGGGACGCAGCAGTGACGTGTGACATCAGATCTGTGGTGGCCAAGGCCTGGGCTCACATGTGCAGCCTCGCTCCAGCTCAGCCACCTCACGAGGCACCACTCAGATGGCCTGCAAGGGTCCCGTCGCCCGTTGCAGCCACGGAGGCCAGCGACAGGGACAGGGGACCGGCGGGCGGGGACGCTTGGAGACACAGAGGACACAAGCACACACAGTACGCTGAGGAGCCCTGGTCGGGTGAGACTTCCACAGAGAGCCAAAGACTTGTTTTGGCCATGTGACAGCCGAAGGGCATGAGCGTCAGACTTTGTGCGAATGACGGAGAGTCATGCTTTTCCAGTCAGTCGCTTCTCACCCCCTAAAACCTCACCCTGGCCCCACGGTGCCAGTGAAATGGCTTttgacagggacacctgggtggctcagtcagttgagcgttccactcttggtttcagctcaggtcatgatctcacggttcgtgggttcaagccccccgttgggctctgtaccgacagtgcagggcctacttgggattctctctctctccctctctctctgaccctgccctgctctctctctcccccccccaaaaaaagacaagaaaagaaacgGCTCTTGACAAGGGCGCCAGGGGTCTCCCACAGCATTGGACACTGCCGACCTCTGTGGTCTTGAAACGCTGCTCCTGGATTTTACGACACTGCTCTCTCCTTGTCTGCTGGCTTCACCCGCCTCTCTGACCGTTCCTTCTCAGTTTCCCCCGTACGGTGCGcctcttctgctctctttctccGGGGCCTGTCCTGCGCCCACACGGTCCCCTGGGTGATGGTATCCATGCCAGGGCCTTCACCTTCCCCCTTGTGTGGATGACCCTGGTCTACATCTCCAGCCCGGAAGCCCCGTCAGACTCCTGCACACGGCCGCACACTACGCACCCCTTGCGGGTGTCCTGGGCTTTACCCGCACCCCCGCCTCCAACCTCTAGTCCCATCTTGGTGACGGGCACTCCGCAGGTGGCCAAGTCAAGCTTCATCTGTCACGTGCAACTAGTCCTCAAGCCCAGGGTTCCATCTCTGCCCTGGGCGTGGGCCACACGGCCTCTTAGCTGGGCTGCGGGCACAGGAGCCCCCCCATCCTCCAAACTGCGCTCTTACCTCCCGCCCCTTCCCCCTACCTCCACCAGAGCGACCTTTCTGAAGCCAAGCCCTCAGCGTGGCATTCAAGGCTGTCTGCGAGCCGACTATGTCCCCCTCTCCAGCCTCACCGGCCTCCCTGCTCCCGGTTGTAAAGAACCATTTGCATGTTCTTTCTCCCACCGCCCGCCTGCATTTCTCCCCTGGTTTCTGCCCTGGGCCCCCGGCCCTGGATGCTTGCCCCCCAGGACTAAAGACCTGAGCTGTCACTTTGAAGATCCTTTCCTTGCCGCCTCTTCTAGGTCTAGGCGGTCCTGCTCTCCCTGCTGCACCACGAGCCGTGCCTGCTCCCAATGCTCGTGtctcttttcatgtctttgtCTCCGTCACTAGACTACTGGGAGCCTCTCGGGCACAGCTGGGTCATGTCTTCCTCACCTTCAGATCCCCAGTTTTCCGCACCGGGTCTGGCACACGGTCTGAGTCGGAAATGtcgaggaaacaaacaaaaagatgagTGGGTACGCACCTAGGGCGCCAGCGACGTCTGCGGCCACACCTACTCACACAAACGCCAGAAGACCAGGCTGCAGGGACCCCGGCACCTGTCCTGAGGCCTCCCTGCTGTGGTGCTTGACGCGTCCCCTTCTCTCAGCCGAGTTGCCTTACCAGGGAAGCCCCAGGGGGTGAGGGGAGCCTGAGGGCCACTGCGACATCGCAGGCGTCCCCCTCTCACCAGGCCAAAGGGCACGGTGGCCTCTGGGGTCAGCGCTTCAGGATCACCTGTGCCGGCTGCTCAGGGCCCCCTTGGCCTCCTCCCCAGTAGAGTCAGATGGCATTGCATGGtttcctcctcctcgtcttcAGGTGGGAGGCGAGAAAGCCAAGCACGGTGATTACTGACGGGGCTTCCGATCGCTCCCCACAGCAGGCGAAACAGAAGAAGAGCCCCCCCCGGGCCCCTGGCCCTACCGCCCCTCCACAGCGTGTCCCTTCCAGAGCCTCGCAGCATTTGAGGTTCCCCGGGCCCAAGCGGGGTGTGAGGGGAGAGGCTGTCCACCACACGCAGGCCTTTGTCCGGCCTCGCCCCTCCTGCCCTTGAGACCATGACCCCGGGGATCACAgccttctccctcctgcctctgcccttctgtCCTGGAGAGATGCTGGGGCTGGTGATGCCTGCAAGGTCACCTTGGCCACTTTTGGGACAGAGTCCTCCTCTCCACCATGGTTTAGCCCCTCCTGGGTCTGGAGCCCCCATTCCTGCCCCTCCCAAGGCCTCACGCGTCCAGTCGGCCCCTCCCGgtttctctgggcctctgccctccctccttgccATCCATAATCTCTCCTCTCTTggcttctcctcctctgcctaCCGAGACGCACGTTTCTGTGTGTTTGTCCCAGGCTGCGACATCCTCCGGCGGACCCTGCGGCCTCACGtgtcccccttcctcttcctttatcCCCGAATTTCTCTGTGGAAGGAACACTGtaccttctgcctttgtttcctcctcccccattctttcCTCGACCTCCCTCAGCCCGACCGCTGACCCACCGCTTAAACGTGAGCctgtatttttttcatcaagGTAACACGAGACCATCCAATCGCCACCTCCAACATCCTCGGCTCACCCTCTCCCTGCGGCACCTGCACTGAGGCAGAGACTCGTTTGCAAGAAACAGCACGCGAGCAGGCCGAACGGAGCTCCTGGGGGTTCTCTGCACTGTGTATGAAACCTAATAAACATACAGGCTCCACAGCCGGGGGGTCACAGATAAGCAAGTAGGGAGCCGCTTCTTCCTTCCCCGAGCCTCTGTCCCCCTACTCGCTTTGCCACCTGGGGGTGGAAGGACATGGGACTGGTGGGTTGAAGAGGGAAATGAGGCTTGTTGGAGaccaccccgccctcccccttTTCCTTGGAAGCAAGCAAGCCCACGTGACTCCCCTATACCCTGTTTTGGGTGGCCACACGCTGCCCTCCAGGAGGAAAGCCTGTCCCAAGCCAGCCCCGCCTCCTCTTTCCGGGGCTCTCAGCTTTCCCTCTTAGGTCATCTTTCTTATTCCTCAGGGGGTTCGggatgaaggaggagagaggtgggggccaTCAGGTGCTGTCAACCCccaacaaaaagacaagaaagcaaCAGAACGAAAACTAAAGAAAGGTGGCCCGCCACAGTCTGTAGGGACAAGAGCGTGACCCGAGAATATCAAACCGGCCACGCGGTCATTAGCCGTAAAGGCGGCGCCCGGGCCTTTCCCGGCATGAAAGGGCtcaggaaataaagcaaaacccAGAGGCTCCTGCAGGCAGTGTGCAGGGACAAAATCCTGCCAAGGAAGAGAGGAGTCAAAAGAAAGGAATACCCAGAAATGTAGAAATTGTTAAAATGACTGGTTAGCTtcaagtctatttaaaaaaaaaatttttttttaacgtttattttacttttgagacagagcatgaacaggggagcgtcagagagagagggagacacagaatcggaaacgggctccaggctctgagccatcagcccagagcccgacgcggggctcgaactcatggaccatgagatcgtgacctgggctgaagtcggacgcttaactgactgagccacccaggcgccccctatttaAGTATGGAACTAGAAATATCAGCCAGGTGAAGGCTGCTTGCAGAACAGAATGTAAATGTTATAAAACCtgtcagaggaaaaaataatttccaccacaaaaattggggggtggggtgggtggaggggcatCGACTTGCTAGGAATTTGTAAGGCAGAGTCAACCCGCGGCACCTAAAATTAAAACACGCCGTTGAAAAACATGCAACGCAGTGACTCTCGCCCCTGAATGGTTtttattccctctccctctccctacttTAGAGGGATCTTTTACGAATTAATCTCTCTTGAGCTGAATTGGCATTTGTCTAAAGTCTGgccattcttcccattttatgtCCGTATCTTTCTCCTCAGTTGAGTTCTAGTAAGATTACATttcatgattttcattttattttatttttttatttaaaaaatttttttttcaacgtttatttatttttgggacagagagagacagagcatgaacgggggaggggcagagagagagggagacacggaatcagaaacaggctccaggctcggagccatcagcccagagcctgacgcggggctcgaactcacggagtgcgagatcgcgacctggctgaagtcggacgtttaaccgactgcgccacccaggcaccccatgattttcattttaaagtagcaAATATGGCATGATCGTATGTTTCTAGCATTGCTTTGTCTATCTTTCTGGCCGGccggccagccagccagcctctaGTCTCTTAGCTGAGTAGACACGCAAAGAGAAACTTGGAATGCCGTCTCCCCAAATGCTAACCCGGGTTAATTCCAGGCGTTTGGATTTGGGCTGGTTTGTTTCTTGACGCTTtgtacat
Encoded proteins:
- the FAM166C gene encoding protein FAM166C isoform X1, which gives rise to MASRSAGTLLTEFNATYVPPGLMPGYQGHVPGVAFSFGSPYGTATLKYFQDHRNAALEKSRTVFSKGGHFPTLFSSDPNLGLSKRSHTRDRWLHTPSYTRFNLDSGRSAQLTGFYQMAQWHRKYYLDKTGMVPQVPYFMLPVKEWERYPLPTDLPPLSPEKKWHLLRVSPENLKTYQRFPSGKRVTPHERQRRDCYFEFRA
- the FAM166C gene encoding protein FAM166C isoform X2, with protein sequence MSQPGTNTQKRASRYQGHVPGVAFSFGSPYGTATLKYFQDHRNAALEKSRTVFSKGGHFPTLFSSDPNLGLSKRSHTRDRWLHTPSYTRFNLDSGRSAQLTGFYQMAQWHRKYYLDKTGMVPQVPYFMLPVKEWERYPLPTDLPPLSPEKKWHLLRVSPENLKTYQRFPSGKRVTPHERQRRDCYFEFRA